Sequence from the Chromatiales bacterium genome:
ATCGGCGCCTACATGGCGATGAATATCGGCGCCAACGACGTTGCCAACAACGTTGGTCCGGCCGTCGGTTCGCGCGCCATGACGCTGGGCGGTGCGATCGCCATCGCCGCGATTTTCGAGGCGGCAGGGGCGCTGATTGCCGGTGGCGAGGTGGTCAGCACCATCAAGGGCGGGATCATCAATCCGGCCACGATCGGCGACGTCGATACCTTCATCTGGCTGATGACCGCGGCACTGCTGGCCGGGGCCCTGTGGCTGAACATCGCAACGGCGCTCGGCGCGCCGGTCTCCACCACGCATTCGATTGTCGGCGGCGTGCTCGGCGCTGGCATCGCCGCTGGCGGCTTTGGCATCGCCAACTGGTCGACCATGGGCAAGATCGCCGCGAGCTGGGTGATCTCGCCCGTCCTGGGCGGCCTGATCGCGGCCACCTTTCTCTACATCATCAAGCGCACGATCACCTATCAGCCGCGTATGCGCCAGGCGGCGCGCAAGGTCGTGCCACTGCTCGTCGCGTTGATGGCCTGGGCGTTTGCGACCTATCTCGTGATGAAGGGGCTCAAGCACATCTGGAAGGTCGGCTTCGGCGGCGCCGCCGCAATCGGTCTTGGCGTGGCCGTGGTCGTGTTTACGCTGGTGCGCAAACTCGTCGCGCGAAATGCGGATGCACTGCCGGCATCGAAAGAAGGCATCAATCGCCTGTTCACGGTGCCGCTGATCTTCGCGGCGGCGCTGCTGAGTTTCGCGCACGGTGCCAATGACGTCGCGAACGCCGTTGGTCCGCTGGCGGCGATCAACGAGGCGATCGTGCACGGCGGCGTGGTCGCGAAGGCCGGCATTCCCCTGTGGGTGATGCTGGTCGGGGCGATTGGCATATCGATCGGTCTGGCCCTGTACGGGCCCAAGCTGATCCGCACCGTGGGTTCGGAAATCACCGAACTGGACCAGATGCGCGCGTTCTGCATCGCCATGGCCGCGGCGATCACCGTGATCGTCGCGAGCCAGCTCGGCTTGCCGGTGTCGTCGACCCACATCGCGGTGGGCGCGGTATTCGGCGTGGGTTTCCTGCGCGAGTATCTGAAGACGAACTACTCGGCAATGATCGCCGAGATCAAGGCCCACCATGAGGGCGCGGGCCAGGCCGAGGTCGATGCGTTTCTGAACGCGTTCACCAAGGGCACGATCAAGGAACGGGGGCAGATGCTGCGCGAACTCAAGCAGCGTTCGGACCAGGACCCAACCATCAGCAAGACCGAGCGCAAGGGCCTGAAACGCGTCTACAAGACCGAGCTGGTCAAGCGCACGCACCTGGTGCGGATCATCGCGGCCTGGCTGGTGACCGTGCCGATCTCGGCGCTGATCGCGGCATTCCTGTACTTCACCGTGCGCGGGATGATGCTGCCCTAGGGCCTGGGCCGGCGTCGTCGCTACCGGTCCAGCGCGCCGGTCAGGGTTGTGCCGAGGCAATCGCGCTGTTCATCCAGCAGCGCGCCGCGCGAGGCCGCGTCGCTGACGTCGAACACGTCTTCGGCCCGTGCGCCGATGGTCGCGATGCGCGCGGCGTGCACGTCCAGCCCGCAATCCACGAAAACCCGCGCGATGGTCGACAGCAGACCATTGCGGTCGGTCGTGGCGATCTCCACACGCGTGTAAGGCGTGCCCGCGATCGGCGTGATCCGGGTCTCGGTTGGTTTCTGAAACGCCCGCGCGCGCCGGCTCGGGCGCTGGACCCGCTGCGGCGGCAGGGGCCGGTTCGCGCCCAGCGCCGGCTCCATCGCCTCGCCCAGACCGTCGCGCTCAGCCGCCCCCACCGGTCGCCCCTCGGCATCCAGCACGGTGAAGCTGTCGAGCACCTGACCGTCATCGGTCGAATAGATGCGCGCGCCGTGGATGCTCAGACCGAGCTGTTCGATCGCGGCGGTGATCTTCGCAAACAGGCCGTGGTGCTCCGGGCCGTAGACGAAGATCTCGGTGCCGCCGCGCGCGGGGCTCGGGTTCACGGCGACCCGCGGGCTGTCCACCGCGCCGGCTTCCAGCAGCACGCGGGTATGCCAGGCAATGTCTTCGGCCGGGGTGCGCGCGAAATAGGCCTCGGGCAGGCGCGCCCAGAGGGCTTCCGTTGCGAGCTTTTTGCGTCGCTTCGGGCGTAGTCGTTCCAGTGCAGCGGTGCGGTTGGCCGCTGCCAGCGCGGCGTCATCCGCGAGTATCTCGGTGTCGGCCAGACAGCGGCGTGCGGCGAAATACAGCTCGCGCAGCAGGGCGCCCTTCCAGCTGTTCCAAAGCTCCGGATTTGTGCCACGGATGTCCGCGACGGTCAGCAGGTACAGGTACTCGAGCCGTTCGGTCGTGCCGACCTTCGCGGCAAAGCGCGCGACGACCTCGGGGTCGGCGATGTCCTCGCGCTGCGCCGTCGTCGACATGATCAGGTGGTTCTCGACCAGCCACGCGACCAGTTCGATGGCATCCGGTGTGAGCGCGTGACGTTGGCCGAATTCGCGCACATCCTCGACGCCGAGGCGCGAGTGATCGCCGCCACGGCCCTTGGCGATGTCGTGGAACAGCCCGCCCAGATACAGCAGTTCCGGGCGGCGCAGGGTGCCGAAGATCTGCGTGCACA
This genomic interval carries:
- a CDS encoding inorganic phosphate transporter, yielding MAMNIGANDVANNVGPAVGSRAMTLGGAIAIAAIFEAAGALIAGGEVVSTIKGGIINPATIGDVDTFIWLMTAALLAGALWLNIATALGAPVSTTHSIVGGVLGAGIAAGGFGIANWSTMGKIAASWVISPVLGGLIAATFLYIIKRTITYQPRMRQAARKVVPLLVALMAWAFATYLVMKGLKHIWKVGFGGAAAIGLGVAVVVFTLVRKLVARNADALPASKEGINRLFTVPLIFAAALLSFAHGANDVANAVGPLAAINEAIVHGGVVAKAGIPLWVMLVGAIGISIGLALYGPKLIRTVGSEITELDQMRAFCIAMAAAITVIVASQLGLPVSSTHIAVGAVFGVGFLREYLKTNYSAMIAEIKAHHEGAGQAEVDAFLNAFTKGTIKERGQMLRELKQRSDQDPTISKTERKGLKRVYKTELVKRTHLVRIIAAWLVTVPISALIAAFLYFTVRGMMLP